The Rickettsia endosymbiont of Gonocerus acuteangulatus nucleotide sequence TTAAGGTTCTTAGGATTTGTCCATAATTCATCTTTTAAGTTATTGAAGTTTATATTTATTTTCATACGATCAGGCTGAAAATCTTCAACTCTTAAACTTATGCTATTAAGATAACTATTATCCCCCTTATCACTTACTAAATATAGACTTACATTATAGGTACCACTTAAAGACTCATCATATGTATTAAATAAATATTCGGTAAATCCGTCTGGATTTAATGTTATCTTACCTTTATCTATTATTTGCCCACGAGGATTAGTTATAGCATAAATCATTAAGATACTGACAATTTAATAGTATTAAAAACAGCATCATAAAATGTTTCAAAATCTCCTACAACTTTCCTAATTTCATTTTTTATCTTAAACCAGTAATGCTCTATAGGATTTAAATCAGGAGAGTAAGTTGGTAAATACAATATGGTACAACCAACGGATTCAATGAACTCTTTAACTTTAGAATTTTTATGAAAATTAATGTTATCCATAATAACGGTTTGCCCAGGTTGTAATTCTGTAATTAATACATCCCTAATATAAGTTTTAAAGACCTCTGTATTACAATTACCTTCAAATATTACAGGAGTAATAAGATTACCATTACAAAGACCAGCTATCATACTTATTCTAAATTTATGTTGATACACCTTTTCTCCATAACACCTTTGTCCTATAATGCTCCATCCATACTCTTTGCAAGCATTATCCTCTATTCCAGATTCATCAAGATATACTAATTTGTCTTTTGTGATGGTTTGTATCTTTGCTATAAATTCATTTCTTAATTTAATATCTCTTTTCGGATGAAAATGAGTTTTTTTATAGCTATAGCCAAGTTTTCTGATTTGTCTTAAAATAGTTACAGATGCAATATTACCCCATTGCTTTGCTAACTCCTTTGATGTTTTATTCATATTAGCTTTAAAAAATTCTTTAAAAGATTCTGAATCTTTTATCTTATGACTATGTCCTTTCTGATAACCAGTTGCTGCTTCTAAAGTACCTTGCTTATCTTTTAATTTTTTCCATTTATATATAGTATCACGACTTACATTAAATAATTTACTTACCTTACTTATTCGTATCCCTGCTTCTACAGCTTTTATAACTCTTAGTCTTAGTTCTATTGCATATGCTCGTGCCATATCTCTTTACATGCTTGTTAATATTTGCTTACTATAACATGATACTCTCGCTCTGTCAGTACCTTAATGACTTATGCTATATATTATGGACTATTGATGATCAAACCATCTTTGCAGGTATTATTAGCTTTTATTTTGGTCAACGTACTTTCAACAAACTATATAAATATAAGACTTGAATTTTAATAAAATGAATTTATATATTTAGAATAATAAATATATGAGAGGATTAGTATTATGAAAATTAAAGCTTACATCCCAGCTATAGCAGCTGCTATTTTATTTAGCAATATAGCAGAAGCTCAGCAGAATAATGACAAAGCTGTATCTTTGCGTCAGCCTATGGACATTCTAAATCATCAAATTTCTTACTTTGATAATTATTGGAATAATATATTAAAAGATGGTCTATCTTTTTATGAATCTAGCGGAATAAAAAGCAAGTTTATTACTAAAGATAAGCAGTATATTATTATTATGGAAGTACCTGGATTTGATAAAAATCAAATTAAAATCTAAAGTCAATAACAATAAATTATTTATTAAAGGGAACATAGAAGAGAAAAATAAAGATGATGAGTCAAATAATTATATGAATAAGAATTTTAATTATGTAATATCTTTATACGAGGATGTAGACCAAAAAAATATTTCCTCAAATTTAAAAAACGGTATACTTACTATTACCCTACCACGTCTTGAGATTAAAGAACAAAACGCAAGGGATATAGCAATTAAATAAAAGTAATCCCCGCCGCAAGCAGCGGGGTATTTTAGAAGAAAGCTAGCTGATGATCCTCATGCAGTTTCTGATATTCCTTGCCTTGGTTTTTTACGTATTTTCCTATCATATTCTCATTTCCATGCTTACCTACCGTACTCGTAAAATATCCATCAGTCCAAAATTCTCCACCCCATAATTGTTTCTTTACCTGTGGACACTGTCTAAATATTTGACGAGCTGTAACACTTTTAATTGTTGTTACTATTTTTGTTACGCTATAGGTTGGTACAGATTGTACCAAAAAATGGACATGATCTTCATCAACCCCTATTTCTAAAAATTTTATTTGATATCTCTTTTCTATCTCTAAACATATTTCTCGTAATACTTGATCAACTGATACGTCAAACACTGCTCGGCGATATTTTGCTGGAAATACCATGTGATACAGCAGTACCGTAACATTATGACTTTTATGTATATATTTGCTCATTCCGCCATATTACGCCGCAAGCGGCGGGGAATATACCCAAAAGAGATTAAACTTTCATTAATAGGAGGTATTTATGGCATTTAATTTACCAAATGTAAGAAATAAATCAGAGATTAGTAATGAGTTAAGAAGACGTAACTATTTAGATAACATATTCGATGATTTTTTTAATGAATTTTATATATCTAAAGATAAAGTTCTAATACCTAAAACCGATATTTCTGAAACTGATACCGGATATAGTTTAGAAGTAGAATTACCTGGTATAAATCAAAAAGATATCGATATAAATATAGATAATCATATTTTAATTATAAAAGGACATAAAGAAGAAAAATCTGAGGAGAAAAATAAGAATTATCATATGCGTGAGCGATATTATGGTTCTTTCCAACGTTCAATAACTTTGCCTACAAATATTAAGGATGATGAGGTAGATGCACGCTTTGAAAACGGCATATTATATATAAAAATACCAAAAAAAGAATAAGGAAAAACTAGAAAAATTGAAGTGAAATAATATTGTATAGGGCTTGATTTTTTATCGTCATTTCGAGCGATTAAAAGGAGCATAGCAATCTCATAAAATAATATTTTCTGAGATTGCCACACCCTAAGGCTTTGCTGCTTTTCATAAGGCATTGTTGCGTGGGTCAGTAAATCAAATATGTCAATTTGTAACTTGTGAGCTGGATCCAGTAAAAATACTAAAATAATATATCCTCTAAGTTGTTTTATGGATACCGTGGCCAAGCGACTAGGTAACATCGAGAACGTTTTTCGATCTACACAACAAACGGTTCTAAGAAAAAGATAATAAAGGTTAAATCATATGAATAAAACTTTGAAATACTTGCTTATTATATTTATGAGTATAATGAAAATACTATAAGTAAGTAGAACAAAACTTATTTAAAATAATAAGATTTTAAATAGGTAATGATGAACAGAAAATATAGACACTTATCTCGCGAAGAGAGATATGAAATAAAAAGAATGTATGACCTAGGAGTCAGTATTAACAAGATAGCACAACATCTTACGAGGTCTAAAAGCACTATTAGTATGGAGCTAAAAAGAAATAAAGTAAAAGGTAAGTATATGCCTTGTGTTGCTCAGGAACAATATAAAAAAAGGATGCATCAGCAAGAGTTATTAAAAATAGAGAAGTTACCTATTTTGTTAAATTATATCAAAAATGCTATGATTCACAAGAAATGGTCACCGGATGCTATAGCCGGAAAGTTAAAACTGGACAAAAATACAGCTTGTTGTATCAGTACAGAAAGTATATATAGATTTGTCTACACTTCTCCAGTTGCAGCTAAATTAAAGTTATATAGCTATTTACCGTCTAAAAGATATAAAAGGCAAGAAAGGGGGACAAGGCATCAAAGGATCATTATACCACAAAGGATCTCAATACATCAGCGTGATGCAATAGCAATGCAAAAGCTAGAAGTAGGGCATTTTGAGGCAGATCTTACATTTCATAAAGGTAATCAAAGTATGAATATCGGTGTGCTGGTGGATAAAAAGAGTCAAAAGATTATTTTAGTGCTGAATAACTCCAAAAGAGCTAAAACAGTTACCACTGGGTTTTTAAAAAAGATCAAAACGCTGCCAAGTAGTGTTAGAAAGACTATTACTATGGATAATGGCAAAGAGTTTGTAGGGCATCTTGCTTATAGACTATCTGGGTTTCAAACTTTCTTTTGTGATCCATACCGCCCTAGACAAAAAGCACTAGTGGAGAAAATGAATTCTATGATTCATAGAATTTTACCTAAAAATACAGATATTACAACCGTTACACAAAGAGGTCTTGACAATATTGCTGAGATTTTAAATAACATGGGAATATTGCCAAACTAACAAGAACAGACCGGAAAACAGTACGAAAAATAATAAACCGCTATGTAGAGGCTGGTACAGAATCCCCAGCAATCTATGAACGATCTTCAGTTTTGGATTTTTGGCACGAAAAAATAATTGAGTTATTAGAAAAAAATCTGAGTTACATAAGAATTTTTGAGGAGTTAAAAAATCAAGGTTATACAAGCAGTTATACTTCTTTGACCCGTTATATCAAAAAATATAAAATTAAGGATAACAGTTGCATTCGTTTTCATACTTTAGCAGGAGAGGAAGCACAAGTAGATTTTGGTGACATAGGCTTACAGTATAATTCTAAAGGGCGTAGAGTTAAAGCATATGTATTTAATATGCGTTTAAGCTATAGTCGCCTTGATTATTATGAAGTAGTGTTTGATCAAAGTTGTCAAACATGGATTCAATGTCATATCAATGCATTTAATTATTTTGCTGGTAGTCCAAAAGTAATAAAACTTGATAATCTTAAAGCTGGAGTAGTAGATGCCAATTTTTATGAGCCAGTATATCAGAAGGAATATAAGTGCTTAGCCGATCATTATGGAATTTTACTTTCTCCTTGTCGAGTGTATCAACCGCAAGAAAAAGGCAAAGTTGAGTCGGGAATAAAATACGTTAAAAATAATTTTTTTGCTGGTCGTAAATTTGATAGATATGAAGAATTAACAAATGGTCTTGCAAATTGGTTAAATAAGGCCAATAGCCGAATACATGGTACTACTAAGAGAATACCTAGAGAACTGTTTGAGCAAGAGGAAAGAAGTAGTTTGATTCCTTTACCATTAGAAACTTTTGATTTGTCATCTTGGCATAATCGAAAAGTAGCAAAAGATTGTCATATTACCATAGATAATAATTATTACTCTGTACCAGCAAAATATATATACAGTGAGGTAATGGTACAATTGTCCCCAAAACTTGTTCAAATATTTTCTATACAAAATGATTTAATAGCAAGACACGTTAGAACAGAGGGCAAGGGGATATTTACCACTAATCCGTCTCATTATGCTAAATACAAACGTCTATGCCCAGGTTTTATAGAATATAGTGAACATTATCAACAACAAATGCAGCAGATAGGGAATAATTGCAGTTTATTATTAGAATCATTACAACAAACAAGAGTGAATGATTGGCAACGTTGTGCACGAGGTATCATTTCTTTACGTAAGGTTTACAATGATGACTTAATAGATAAAGCCTGTCATAGAGCACTACATTATGGTATAAGTTCTTACTCTAAAATTAAGAATATTTTAAATAGTAATGCAGTAAACTTACCATTACCAGAGTTTGGAGGTAATAATGCAGAACTTATTTAATGACCTACGAAGCTTTAGATTATCAGGTATAGTCAATAGTTTAAATGAAAGGATTATTTATGCTCAAAATAATAAACTAGGATTTAAAGAATTTCTATCACTATTATGTGAAGATGAAAAATCTAACCGTAAGGATAATAATTACCGTCGCCGTAAAAGTGCTGCTAAATTGCCGGTAACTAAAAATTTAGAAGACTTTGATTTTAATTTCCAACCAAGTGTTGATGCCAAAGTAATAAGTGATTTATCAACTTGTGATTATATTAATACTAAGGGAAATGTAATATTCATAGGTGATTCAGGAACTGGGAAAACTCATCTTGCCATTGGGCTAGCATTAAAAGCTTTAACACGAGAATACTCTGTATATTTTACTACGGTATCGGATATGCTTTATAATTTACATATTGCAAGAGCAGATAATAGTTATCACAAAAAGGTTAAATTACTCCTATCGTTTGATTTATTAATTCTTGATGAGCTCGGGTTTAAGCAATTGCCAAAACATTCAGTAGAAGACTTTTTTAATATTATTGCTAAACGATATGAAAATAAATCTACCATTATTACCACAAACAAGGATTTTGAAAAATGGAATGAAATATTTGCTGATGAAGTATTAACTCATGCAATTATTGATCGAGTGGTACATCATGCTCATATACTAAACATAAAAGGTAAAAGTTATCGTATTAATAACTATAAATCTGGAGGTAATATGGCATAAAAATTTTTAAATATAGTGGTTCCTTTTTCGTGCAATTTACTGGTCCCTTTTTAATTGAAAATGACAATAGATTTTTAAGGAATGAAAAATATACACCTTCTTTGTTATGGGAACACATCAAGAATGATGTTATTTTTTCATCTAATGGATATACAATATTTGATGATACGGTTTTAAATAAAAGGAATACGAAGCAAATAGAAATTGCAAGATCGCAGTACAGTGGAGCTACAGGTAGAGTTACTAAAGGTATAGGAGTAGTGAGTCTGGTATATTATAACCCTGATATTAATAAGTTTTGGGTAATAGATTATCGAATTTTTGCACCTGATCATGATGGAGCAACAAAACTAGAACACCTATTAAACATGTTAAATAATGCTGTTTATAGCAAGAAGATTCCTTTTCAAACAGTACTTTTTGACACATGGTATTCTACACACAAAATTATGCAACATGTTGACTCTCTGGGGAAATATTATTATGCCCCTATTAAAGCCAATAGAAACGTTAGTAAAACGCACGATTCTAAACCTTATAAAGCTGTAAAAGAGTTGACATTTTCAGATGAAGAGATCAGGCATGGAGTAGAGATTCATATAAAAGGCTTTGCTAAAAATAAGCATGTTAATTTGTTTAAATTTACTGTTCCTACCAACAGAGTTGAGTATGTTGTTACCAATAACAAAACTCACAAATCTTCTAAAGCTGCACAAGATGAGTGTGGCTTTCGATGGGTAATTGAGAGCATGCACAGAGAAATTAAGCAACTTACTGGGATAGAACGTTGTCAATGCAGGAAACAGCGTATTCAACGTAATCATATTAGTTGGGCATTTTTAGTTTGGGCATTTCTCAAAAGGACTGCAAATACAATCGGTAAAACGGTTTACCAAATAAAGTTAGGGCTTTTAGATGACTATATGCAACAACAGCTGCGTTCTCCATCTTTACGATATTTAGAACCAAACATAGCGTAGAGTCTTTCTAATTAAGTGTGTAAATTTTTCATAGGGCTTAAATTCTACCTTCAAATTTTATCAAAAAGTGAGCCATAGCTGCGTTCCAGTTTGGAATCGGCATAGCCCATTTCTTGGTCATATAATCAATTGCCAAATATAAGGTCTTAAAAACGGCATTATCATTTGGAAAAACCCGTTTATTCTTGGTAACCTTACGTAATTGGCTATTGACAGATTCTACACTATTCGTTGTGTATATTACTTTCCTTATCGCCTCAGGGTATCCTAGAAAAACCATTAAATTTTCCCAATGAACATACCAAGATTTAGCAATTTGTGGATACTGTTTACTCCATTTAGCTTCAAAAGATTCTAAAGCAAGATGTGCTTCTTCCTCTGTGCTAGCAGTATAAATAGGCTTTAAATCAGCCGCTAATTCTTTTCGGTCTTTATATGATACATATTTTAAACTATTTCTAATCTGATGTACAATACATAATTGATGTTCGGTTTTCGGAAAAACTGCCTCTATCGCCTCAGACATACCGGTTAAATCTCTTTTGGGTATATTCCCCGCCGCTTGCGGCGTAATATGGCGGAATGAGCAAATATATACATAAAAGTCATAATGTTACGGTACTGCTGTATCACATGGTATTTCCAGCAAAATATCGCCGAGCAGTGTTTGACGTATCAGTTGATCAAGTATTACGAGAAATATGTTTAGAGATAGAAAAGAGATATCAAATAAAATTTTTAGAAATAGGGGTTGATGAAGATCATGTCCATTTTTTGGTACAATCTGTACCAACCTATAGCGTAACAAAAATAGTAACAACAATTAAAAGTGTTACAGCTCGTCAAATATTTAGACAGTGTCCACAGGTAAAGAAACAATTATGGGGTGGAGAATTTTGGACTGATGGATATTTTACGAATACGGTAGGTAAGCATGGAAATGAGAATATGATAGGAAAATACGTAAAAAACCAAGGCAAGGAATATCAGAAACTGCATGAGGATCATCAGCTAGCTTTCTTCTAAAATACCCCGCTGCTTGCGGCGGGGATTACTTTTATTTATCACTGCAAGCAATAAGCATGTCTTGCATACCTCTGTTCTTCATCTCAGTAAAATTACCAAGCCAAAATTTTGCTCCTTCATTTTCACTGATCCACAATCCTAAAATATCCTTCCTGCCAGATAAATCAATACCTAATGCTACATATACAGACTTATTGATAATTCGTTTATCTTGACGTACTTTTACTACTAAACAGTCAAAAAATACTATAGCATATACTCGATCCAATGAAAATTCAAGGACTAAGTAGAACAAAACCTATAAATTTTCTGCCCAAATTTCATTGGGGGTTTTATAACCAAAAATCTTTCTTGGCATGTTATTTAAAATCTCAGCAATATTGTCAAGACCTCTTTGTGTAACGGTTGTAATATCTGTATTTTTAGGTAAAATTCTATGAATCATAGAATTCATTTTCTCCACTAGTGCTTTTTGTCTAGGGCGGTATGGATCACAAAAGAAAGTTTGAAACCCAGATAGTCTATAAGCAAGATGCCCTACAAACTCTTTGCCATTATCCATAGTAATAGTCTTTCTAACACTACTTGGCAGCGTTTTGATCTTTTTTAAAAACCCAGTGGTAACTGTTTTAGCTCTTTTGGAGTTATTCAGCACTAAAATAATCTTTTGACTCTTTTTATCCACCAGCACACCGATATTCATACTTTGATTACCTTTATGAAATGTAAGATCTGCCTCAAAATGCCCTACTTCTAGCTTTTGCATTGCTATTGCATCACGCTGATGTATTGAGATCCTTTGTGGTATAATGATCCTTTGATGCCTTGTCCCCCTTTCTTGCCTTTTATATCTTTTAGACGGTAAATAGCTATATAACTTTAATTTAGCTGCAACTGGAGAAGTGTAGACAAATCTATATATACTTTCTGTACTGATACAACAAGCTGTATTTTTGTCCAGTTTTAACTTTCCGGCTATAGCATCCGGTGACCATTTCTTGTGAATCATAGCATTTTTGATATAATTTAACAAAATAGGTAACTTCTCTATTTTTAATAACTCTTGCTGATGCATCCTTTTTTTATATTGTTCCTGAGCAACACAAGGCATATACTTACCTTTTACTTTATTTCTTTTTAGCTCCATACTAATAGTGCTTTTAGACCTCGTAAGATGTTGTGCTATCTTGTTAATACTGACTCCTAGGTCATACATTCTTTTTATTTCATATCTCTCTTCGCGAGATAAGTGTCTATATTTTCTGTTCATCATTACCTATTTAAAATCTTATTATTTTAAATAAGTTTTGTTCTACTTACTTATAGTATTTTCACAATGGTCGGCTTTGCCATATCTTGACATCCTCAATTACATCATCAGTAATTTGACTTATCAAACTTTCGCTAACGTCAGCTCCATACAATTCTTGCATTTGAATCTTAATATCAGATAAGCTCATTCCTTTAGCGTATAACGATATTATTTTATCATCAAATCCTTCAATACGTCTTTGACGCTTTGGAATTAATGCAGGTTCAAATGTACTACTTCTATCCCTTGGAACCTCAATCTCTATAACTCCATTATTTGTTACTAGATTCTTTACATTCTTACCATTACGAACATTATCACTATCAGTATGACAATATTTATCATATCCTAAGTGATTATTCATCTCTGACTGCAATGCCTTCTCTACAAGCCGTTTGGTTAATTGCTTTAATAAACCATCCTCTTTAAGTAATGTTGATATATCTGTATCATTATTTATTAATAAATCTATCGCTTGATTTATTGCTTCATTTTGTTTTTGGTGCATATAATTTCTCCTTTTGTTATATTATATTTTTATATAACCTTTGAGAAATTCCCACACTTATTTGGACAGAGCCATAGCGTAAGTTTTGAGTATTAAAAACAGCATCATAAAATGTTTCAAAATCTCCTACAACTTTCCTAATTTCATTTTTTATCTTAAACCAGTAATGCTCTATAGGATTTAAATCAGGAGAGTAAGTTGGTAAATACAATATGGTACAACCAACGGATTCAATGAACTCTTTAACTTTAGAATTTTTATGAAAATTAATGTTATCCATAATAACGGTTTGCCCAGGTTGTAATTCTGTAATTAATACATCCCTAATATAAGTTTTAAAGACCTCTGTATTACAATTACCTTCAAATATTACAGGAGCAATAAGATTACCATTACAAAGACCAGCTATCATACTTATTCTAAATTTATGTTGATACACCTTTTCTCCATAACACCTTTGTCCTATAATGCTCCATCCATACTCTTTGCAAGCATTATCCTCTATTCCAGATTCATCAAGATATACTAATTTGTCTTTTGTGATGGTTTGTATCTTTGCTATAAATTCATTTCTTAATTTAATATCTCTTTTCGGATGAAAATGAGTTTTTTTATAGCTATAGCCAAGTTTTCTGATTTGTCTTAAAATAGTTACAGATGCAATATTACCCCATTGCTTTGCTAACTCCTTTGATGTTTTATTCATATTAGCTTTAAAAAATTCTTTAAAAGATTCTGAATCTTTTATCTTATGACTATGTCCTTTCTGATAACCAGTTGCTGCTTCTAAAGTACCTTGCTTATCTTTTAATTTTTTCCATTTATATATAGTATCACGACTTACATTAAATAATTTACTTACCTTACTTATTCGTATCCCTGCTTCTACAGCTTTTATAACTCTTAGTCTTAGTTCTATTGCATATGCTCGTGCCATATCTCTTTACATGCTTGTTAATATTTGCTTACTATAACATGATACTCTCGCTCTGTCAGTACCTTAATGACTTATGCTATACAAAAGTGAAAACGTTAATTGAATCTGTTGGTTGCAGTATTTTATTTTTACCAACTTACTCTCCTGACTTAAATCTCTTTTGGGTATATTCCCCGCCGCTTGCGGCGTAATATGGCGGAATGAGCAAATATATACATAAAAGTCATAATGTTACGGTACTGCTGTATCACATGGTATTTCCAGCAAAATATCGCCGAGCAGTGTTTGACGTATCAGTTGATCAAGTATTACGAGAAATATGTTTAGAGATAGAAAAGAGATATCAAATAAAATTTTTAGAAATAGGGGTTGATGAAGATCATGTCCATTTTTTGGTACAATCTGTACCAACCTATAGCGTAACAAAAATAGTAACAACAATTAAAAGTGTTACAGCTCGTCAAATATTTAGACAGTGTCCACAGGTAAAGAAACAATTATGGGGTGGAGAATTTTGGACTGATGGATATTTTACGAGTACGGTAGGTAAGCATGGAAATGAGAATATGATAGGAAAATACGTAAAAAACCAAGGCAAGGAATATCAGAAACTGCATGAGGATCATCAGCTAGCTTTCTTCTAAAATACCCCGCTGCTTGCGGCGGGGATTACTTTTATTCCTATTGAGCATTACTGGTTTAAAATCAAGAATGAAATAAGAAAAACTATTTCTAATTTTGAGCACTTTTTTGATGCTGTTTACTATGCTCTTAAAAAAGTCACTACCTTATCGCATTAAGCTATAATATAAATGTTTTTTTGTATATTCAAGATAAAAATAAAATTTTTATGCAGTTAACAAGTTTTACAGATTATGGGTTACGTAGTCTCATATATCTTGCGTCTAAACAGGGGAAAATTTGTAGTGTAAAAGAAATAGCAGAATACTATCAAAACTTACGCTATGTTTGATATAATGCCCATGAATTAAGGGATATTATGAAGTGCTTCACTATAAAACATTGCTGTGTAATAAGAGTTTTTAGCATATTTGCTATAACATAGCGTAAGTTTTGCTATAATATTTCGCTTAATCATTTAGTAAAGGTAATACACAAATTAGTACAATTAGGATATATTAAGTAGTAGTAAAGGAAAAGGAGGTGGAATTAAACTTGCATTTAACCCCTCCTCTATGAAACTTGGAGATTTAATAGAAAAGTTAGAGCCTAATATGGATATAGTAGAATGTTTTATAAAGATACTAATCGATGCAGAATCACTAATTCGTGCCAATTTAAACATTTTATTAAGGAGGCAAGCAATGCATTTATAAAAACACTTAACAATTATACATTAGAGGATGCTGCTAGCACCTTTTCTCTGTCCAACTATTAAAAACTCTTTATTTCCTTTAGCTCCAAATATCGGGCTTTCTACAATACCGAATATCTCAAAATGATGCTCTTGCTCAAGCCAAACCCTAATTTTATCACATACTTTTTGATGTAAGAGCAGATTTTTAATGATCCCCCCCTCTTCTACTTCATGCTTTTCGACTTCAAATTGTGGTTTGATTAAAGCTATAAGTAAACAATCTTTCTTAGCTAAAGCAAATGAAGCAGGCAGAATAGTAGTTAAGCTGATAAAGCTTGCATCACAAACTATCAAATCAGGCTGAGTAGTTATTTGTTTATCGGTTAAATATCGTGCATTAGTTTTCTCAAGCACTATAATTTGTGGATTGTCACGCAATCTATGATGCAGCTCGCCATAACCAACATCTACGGCAAAAACTAACTCTGCTCTTCGCTCCAATAAAACTTCTGTAAAACCGCCAGTACTGCTTCCAAGATCAATGCAAACCATACCGCTAGGGTTAATCTTAAAATGATCTAAAGCCTTAATTAGCTTTAATGCTCCTCTCGAAACATAATTATGCTTCGGCAATTTTACCTTAATATCCTTATCATTTACACTAATTTGAGTTCCGGCTTTGGTTAATTGCTCATGTTTATTATGCACTTTACCCTGCATAATTAGACTTTGTGCTATTTGGATACTTGGAGCAAAACCTTTTTGCAATAAAAATTCATCAAGTCTTATTTTAGTCATTGTAAATTGAGTAATACTTGATTTTGTAATTTAAATAATTCAGCAGCACCTACTTTTGCAAGTTTTAACATTTCTAAAAACTGTTCTTCAGAAAAAGGTTTTTTCTCTGCCGTTCCTTGAATTTCAATTAAATTTCCATTACCTGCAAACACAAAATTACTATCGACTTCAGCGTCGCTATCTTCTAAATAATCTAAATCTAATATAGGTTGATCTTTATATATACCGCAAGAAACGGCAGCAACCTGGTTAATTAATGGATTTACTTTCAGAATTCTTTTCTTCATTAATGATCTAATAGCTAAATGCAAAGCTACATAACTCCCTGTTATAGCGGCAGTCCTAGTACCTCCATCGGCATTAAT carries:
- a CDS encoding IS630 family transposase; its protein translation is MARAYAIELRLRVIKAVEAGIRISKVSKLFNVSRDTIYKWKKLKDKQGTLEAATGYQKGHSHKIKDSESFKEFFKANMNKTSKELAKQWGNIASVTILRQIRKLGYSYKKTHFHPKRDIKLRNEFIAKIQTITKDKLVYLDESGIEDNACKEYGWSIIGQRCYGEKVYQHKFRISMIAGLCNGNLITPVIFEGNCNTEVFKTYIRDVLITELQPGQTVIMDNINFHKNSKVKEFIESVGCTILYLPTYSPDLNPIEHYWFKIKNEIRKVVGDFETFYDAVFNTIKLSVS
- the tnpA gene encoding IS200/IS605 family transposase, yielding MSKYIHKSHNVTVLLYHMVFPAKYRRAVFDVSVDQVLREICLEIEKRYQIKFLEIGVDEDHVHFLVQSVPTYSVTKIVTTIKSVTARQIFRQCPQVKKQLWGGEFWTDGYFTSTVGKHGNENMIGKYVKNQGKEYQKLHEDHQLAFF
- a CDS encoding Hsp20/alpha crystallin family protein, whose translation is MAFNLPNVRNKSEISNELRRRNYLDNIFDDFFNEFYISKDKVLIPKTDISETDTGYSLEVELPGINQKDIDINIDNHILIIKGHKEEKSEEKNKNYHMRERYYGSFQRSITLPTNIKDDEVDARFENGILYIKIPKKE
- a CDS encoding IS30 family transposase; this translates as MMNRKYRHLSREERYEIKRMYDLGVSINKIAQHLTRSKSTISMELKRNKVKGKYMPCVAQEQYKKRMHQQELLKIEKLPILLNYIKNAMIHKKWSPDAIAGKLKLDKNTACCISTESIYRFVYTSPVAAKLKLYSYLPSKRYKRQERGTRHQRIIIPQRISIHQRDAIAMQKLEVGHFEADLTFHKGNQSMNIGVLVDKKSQKIILVLNNSKRAKTVTTGFLKKIKTLPSSVRKTITMDNGKEFVGHLAYRLSGFQTFFCDPYRPRQKALVEKMNSMIHRILPKNTDITTVTQRGLDNIAEILNNMGILPN
- the istA gene encoding IS21 family transposase, translating into MNRYVEAGTESPAIYERSSVLDFWHEKIIELLEKNLSYIRIFEELKNQGYTSSYTSLTRYIKKYKIKDNSCIRFHTLAGEEAQVDFGDIGLQYNSKGRRVKAYVFNMRLSYSRLDYYEVVFDQSCQTWIQCHINAFNYFAGSPKVIKLDNLKAGVVDANFYEPVYQKEYKCLADHYGILLSPCRVYQPQEKGKVESGIKYVKNNFFAGRKFDRYEELTNGLANWLNKANSRIHGTTKRIPRELFEQEERSSLIPLPLETFDLSSWHNRKVAKDCHITIDNNYYSVPAKYIYSEVMVQLSPKLVQIFSIQNDLIARHVRTEGKGIFTTNPSHYAKYKRLCPGFIEYSEHYQQQMQQIGNNCSLLLESLQQTRVNDWQRCARGIISLRKVYNDDLIDKACHRALHYGISSYSKIKNILNSNAVNLPLPEFGGNNAELI
- the istB gene encoding IS21-like element helper ATPase IstB, translated to MQNLFNDLRSFRLSGIVNSLNERIIYAQNNKLGFKEFLSLLCEDEKSNRKDNNYRRRKSAAKLPVTKNLEDFDFNFQPSVDAKVISDLSTCDYINTKGNVIFIGDSGTGKTHLAIGLALKALTREYSVYFTTVSDMLYNLHIARADNSYHKKVKLLLSFDLLILDELGFKQLPKHSVEDFFNIIAKRYENKSTIITTNKDFEKWNEIFADEVLTHAIIDRVVHHAHILNIKGKSYRINNYKSGGNMA
- a CDS encoding transposase; translation: MQFTGPFLIENDNRFLRNEKYTPSLLWEHIKNDVIFSSNGYTIFDDTVLNKRNTKQIEIARSQYSGATGRVTKGIGVVSLVYYNPDINKFWVIDYRIFAPDHDGATKLEHLLNMLNNAVYSKKIPFQTVLFDTWYSTHKIMQHVDSLGKYYYAPIKANRNVSKTHDSKPYKAVKELTFSDEEIRHGVEIHIKGFAKNKHVNLFKFTVPTNRVEYVVTNNKTHKSSKAAQDECGFRWVIESMHREIKQLTGIERCQCRKQRIQRNHISWAFLVWAFLKRTANTIGKTVYQIKLGLLDDYMQQQLRSPSLRYLEPNIA
- a CDS encoding transposase yields the protein MSEAIEAVFPKTEHQLCIVHQIRNSLKYVSYKDRKELAADLKPIYTASTEEEAHLALESFEAKWSKQYPQIAKSWYVHWENLMVFLGYPEAIRKVIYTTNSVESVNSQLRKVTKNKRVFPNDNAVFKTLYLAIDYMTKKWAMPIPNWNAAMAHFLIKFEGRI